Proteins encoded together in one Lathyrus oleraceus cultivar Zhongwan6 chromosome 5, CAAS_Psat_ZW6_1.0, whole genome shotgun sequence window:
- the LOC127086465 gene encoding indole-3-acetic acid-amido synthetase GH3.6, with protein MSTSLDYDDLLEKSKKILDFIEDVTTHADEIQKKVLAEILSHNANVEYLQRHGLNGQTDSETFKKLVPIITYDDIKNDINRIANGDTSPILTSNPISHFLTSSGTSGGERKLMPATEEESGRRYFLYSLLMPVISQFVPDLEKGKGMYLMFIKSEFKTPGGIKASPVLTNYYKSSHFINRSSDPYTNYTSPNETVVCLDSYQSMYSQLLCGLCQNKEVLRVGAVFASGLIRAIRFLEKNWSLLCDDIRTGTINPLITDTSVREAVMKILKPDKNLADFVEFECSKGCWQGIITRLWPNTKYVDVIVTGSMAQYIPTLDYYSNGLPLVCTMYASSECFFGVNLNPLSKPCHVSYTLIPTMCYYEFLPVNRSNDPVNEKEQQELVDLVDVKLDQEYELVVTTYAGLYRYKVGDVLKVTGFKNNAPQFKFVCRKNVVLSIESDKTDEVELQNAIKNGVTHLAPYDADVAEYTSYADTSTIPGHYVLYWELNLKGSTTIPDCVYEDCCLTIEESFNSVYRQGRVSDKSIGPLEIRIVEQGTFDQLMDYIISVGGSINQYKTPRCVKSAPLVELLESRVMAKYFSPKCPKWVPGRKDWINDDN; from the exons ATGTCAACTTCTCTTGATTATGATGATCTCTTAGAAAAAAGCAAAAAAATTCTTGACTTCATAGAGGATGTTACTACACATGCAGATGAAATCCAAAAGAAAGTGTTAGCTGAAATTCTGTCTCACAATGCAAATGTTGAGTACTTACAAAGACATGGTCTCAATGGCCAAACTGATAGTGAAACCTTCAAGAAACTTGTCCCTATCATAACCTATGATGATATCAAAAATGATATTAACCGTATTGCTAATGGTGATACTTCTCCAATCCTTACCTCAAACCCTATTTCACACTTTCTCACTAG CTCAGGAACATCTGGTGGTGAGAGAAAGTTGATGCCAGCAACAGAAGAAGAATCCGGAAGAAGATATTTTCTATATAGTCTTTTGATGCCAGTAATTAGTCAATTTGTTCCTGACCTAGAAAAAGGCAAAGGAATGTACCTAATGTTCATAAAAAGTGAATTTAAAACACCAGGAGGCATTAAAGCTAGTCCTGTGCTCACAAACTACTACAAAAGTTCTCATTTTATAAACAGGTCTTCTGATCCATACACAAATTACACAAGTCCAAATGAAACTGTTGTTTGTCTTGACTCATACCAAAGTATGTATTCACAACTTCTATGTGGTCTTTGTCAAAACAAAGAGGTCCTTCGCGTCGGTGCTGTTTTCGCTTCCGGTCTCATTCGCGCCATTCGGTTCCTCGAGAAAAATTGGTCACTTCTTTGCGATGATATAAGAACAGGAACAATTAATCCTCTCATCACTGACACTTCAGTGAGAGAGGCTGTGATGAAGATTCTCAAACCTGATAAAAATCTTGCTGATTTTGTTGAATTTGAGTGTAGCAAAGGTTGTTGGCAAGGTATTATAACTAGGTTGTGGCCTAATACTAAGTATGTTGATGTTATTGTGACAGGATCAATGGCACAGTATATTCCTACTTTGGATTATTATAGTAATGGTCTTCCACTTGTTTGTACTATGTATGCTTCCAGTGAATGTTTTTTTGGTGTTAACCTTAATCCTCTTAGTAAACCTTGTCACGTGTCTTATACCCTTATCCCTACCATGTGCTACTATGAGTTCTTACCTGTTAATAGAAGTAATGATCCTGTGAATGAGAAAGAACAACAAGAGTTAGTGGATCTTGTTGATGTCAAGCTTGATCAAGAATATGAGCTTGTTGTTACCACTTATGCTG GACTTTATAGGTACAAAGTGGGAGATGTATTGAAAGTGACAGGATTCAAGAACAATGCACCGCAATTCAAATTTGTGTGCAGAAAAAACGTTGTTCTAAGCATAGAATCAGACAAAACAGACGAAGTTGAGCTACAAAATGCAATTAAAAATGGTGTCACGCATTTAGCACCATATGATGCAGACGTAGCGGAGTACACTAGTTATGCAGACACAAGCACAATTCCAGGACACTATGTGTTGTATTGGGAGTTAAACCTTAAAGGTTCAACAACAATTCCAGATTGTGTTTATGAAGATTGTTGTTTAACTATTGAAGAGTCGTTTAACAGTGTTTATCGACAAGGTCGTGTTTCGGACAAATCAATTGGGCCACTTGAGATTAGAATTGTGGAGCAAGGGACATTTGATCAACTTATGGATTATATTATTAGTGTGGGAGGTTCAATAAATCAATACAAAACTCCTAGGTGTGTGAAATCTGCACCTCTTGTGGAGCTTTTGGAGTCAAGAGTTATGGCAAAGTATTTTAGTCCAAAATGTCCAAAATGGGTTCCTGGTCGTAAGGATTGGATTAATGATGATAATTGA